Proteins encoded together in one Thermococcus bergensis window:
- a CDS encoding metallophosphatase family protein — MAYVAVLANINGNFPALMKALGKIEELKEEGYEIEKYYILGNIIGLFPYPKEVLDALDDLIKTNNVKIIRGEFDQIIAMSDPHAEGPDYIDELAIEPYVKKALKYTWEKLGHEGREFIRDLPIYLVDKIGKNDIFGVYGSPLNPFEGKVLPEQPTSYYEAVMRPVKDYELLLVASPKLPVNAMTRYGRVVCPGSIGFPPGKEHKATFAIINADNLHTKFVEVEYDKKIIEDKIRAEGLPEELIKILYHGKV, encoded by the coding sequence ATGGCATACGTGGCAGTACTGGCGAACATCAACGGAAACTTCCCAGCCCTCATGAAAGCCCTCGGAAAAATTGAGGAACTCAAAGAAGAAGGCTACGAGATTGAAAAATATTACATCCTCGGAAACATAATTGGATTGTTCCCCTATCCAAAGGAAGTTCTTGATGCTCTTGATGACCTGATAAAGACCAACAATGTAAAGATAATCAGGGGAGAATTTGACCAGATAATAGCCATGAGTGATCCCCATGCCGAAGGGCCGGATTATATCGATGAACTTGCAATCGAGCCGTATGTAAAGAAGGCATTAAAATACACCTGGGAAAAGCTTGGCCATGAAGGAAGGGAGTTCATAAGAGATTTGCCTATATACCTAGTTGATAAAATAGGCAAGAACGACATTTTCGGGGTCTACGGAAGCCCATTAAACCCCTTCGAGGGCAAGGTTCTTCCAGAGCAGCCTACCTCATACTATGAAGCCGTCATGAGACCGGTAAAGGACTACGAACTTCTATTAGTAGCATCACCAAAACTCCCGGTCAATGCCATGACAAGGTACGGAAGGGTAGTATGTCCCGGCAGCATTGGATTCCCACCGGGAAAAGAGCACAAAGCAACTTTTGCCATCATAAACGCTGATAACCTGCACACAAAATTCGTAGAAGTTGAATATGACAAGAAGATCATAGAGGACAAAATAAGAGCAGAAGGATTACCAGAGGAGCTCATTAAAATCCTCTATCACGGAAAGGTTTAA
- a CDS encoding IS6-like element ISPfu1 family transposase, with the protein MKSETIIYWVVSALKPFRRNKIPPEKKIRGVELYLRGLSYRQTARILKISHVTVWEAVQKLAEAVYKPKILAVKKQRNFIAVDETVIKINGKKRYLWAAIDVESKEVLAVWITTVRNWWVARDFILVVLKSCEGQPVFLVDRASWYKSAFKSLRLGYLHVTFGPRNSVERWFRTLKERTKRFWNNFRGKDWRRVHRFVFLFAFWYNFVRIHSSFGDPPGDVTEWLQEVMPQLS; encoded by the coding sequence ATGAAGTCTGAAACCATTATTTACTGGGTGGTTTCAGCCTTAAAACCCTTTCGTCGCAACAAAATCCCACCAGAAAAGAAAATCAGGGGAGTAGAATTATACCTGCGAGGCCTCAGTTACCGGCAAACCGCCAGAATACTCAAAATCAGTCACGTAACAGTCTGGGAGGCAGTCCAAAAACTCGCAGAAGCAGTTTACAAGCCAAAAATCCTCGCAGTCAAAAAACAGCGAAACTTCATCGCAGTTGACGAAACAGTAATAAAAATCAACGGGAAGAAAAGATACCTCTGGGCTGCAATTGACGTTGAGAGCAAGGAAGTTTTAGCAGTCTGGATTACGACTGTTAGAAACTGGTGGGTTGCCAGGGATTTCATTCTGGTTGTTTTAAAGTCGTGTGAAGGGCAGCCTGTCTTTCTGGTTGACAGGGCGAGCTGGTATAAGTCTGCTTTTAAGAGTTTGAGGTTGGGTTATCTGCATGTGACTTTCGGGCCGAGGAACAGTGTTGAGCGCTGGTTTAGGACGTTGAAGGAGAGGACGAAGCGTTTCTGGAATAATTTCAGGGGTAAAGACTGGAGGAGGGTTCATAGGTTTGTTTTTCTGTTTGCCTTCTGGTATAATTTTGTCAGAATTCATTCTAGTTTTGGTGATCCGCCTGGTGATGTTACTGAATGGCTTCAGGAGGTGATGCCCCAGTTATCCTAA
- a CDS encoding metal ABC transporter permease, with product MIPEYLLRALLAGIMVSVLLGMLSPLINMKGLAFLTHATFHTLLFGAVLGMILGLILENFSLILWMALIVTIFVVVLIAILEDRGFSSDTAIGVIASFIAGSTVLAFGVLYKVMASRPYFALSQSVVSYLTGELFLITLNDLMFLVLGGAVIFFVMLAFYRDFLYVSFDAEGVEAYSGNARFYLTLLYVLVGATGALIVRTVGLITLQVVAVLPGTIAVMLSNDLRKILGISLGLTLSVQVLSIVLAYLTDIPPSGIATIVLGLVYGLLVLRR from the coding sequence ATGATCCCCGAGTACCTGCTCAGGGCTCTTTTAGCAGGTATAATGGTGAGTGTTTTGCTGGGTATGTTAAGTCCTCTAATAAACATGAAAGGCTTGGCTTTCCTTACTCACGCCACTTTCCATACTCTGCTCTTTGGGGCAGTTTTGGGTATGATACTCGGGCTGATACTTGAAAATTTTTCCCTTATTCTGTGGATGGCGCTAATAGTTACGATTTTTGTTGTTGTCTTGATTGCTATCCTTGAAGACAGGGGATTCAGCAGTGACACTGCAATAGGAGTAATAGCGAGTTTTATAGCTGGCTCGACAGTATTGGCATTTGGAGTTCTGTACAAGGTTATGGCAAGCAGGCCCTATTTTGCCCTCTCCCAGAGTGTGGTTTCATATTTAACCGGGGAGCTTTTTCTGATAACCCTCAACGACTTGATGTTTTTGGTCTTGGGGGGTGCCGTAATATTCTTTGTCATGCTCGCATTTTACCGTGATTTCCTGTACGTCAGCTTTGATGCTGAGGGAGTTGAGGCTTATTCTGGCAATGCGAGGTTTTACCTTACTCTGCTCTATGTCCTTGTAGGAGCCACTGGTGCGTTGATAGTCAGAACTGTCGGGCTGATAACCCTGCAAGTTGTGGCAGTTCTGCCTGGGACAATAGCCGTGATGCTCAGCAATGATTTGAGAAAGATTCTCGGGATAAGTTTGGGTTTAACCCTCTCAGTGCAAGTACTCTCTATAGTACTGGCTTACTTAACAGACATCCCTCCAAGCGGAATAGCCACAATAGTGCTGGGACTTGTCTACGGACTCTTGGTTTTAAGGAGGTAA
- a CDS encoding IS982 family transposase (programmed frameshift), translating into MVVMNFQQEILIIKSEIYPIISKHYPKNTHREIISLYDLITFAILAHLHFNGVYKHAYRVLIEEMKLFPKIRYNKLTERLNRHEKLLLLAQEELFKKHAREYVRILDSKPIQTKELARKNRKDKEGSSEVISEKPAVGFVPSKKKFYYGYKLTCYSDGNLLALLSVDPANKHDVSVVREKFWVIVEEFSGCFLFLDKGYVSRELQEEFLKFGVVYTPVKRENQVSNLEEKKFYKYLSDFRRRIETLFSKFSEFLLRPSRSVSLRGLAVRILGAILAVNLDRLYNFTGGGN; encoded by the exons GTGGTTGTTATGAACTTTCAGCAGGAAATCCTGATCATAAAATCCGAAATCTATCCGATAATCAGCAAACACTACCCGAAAAACACTCACAGGGAAATAATCAGCCTCTACGACCTAATAACCTTCGCAATACTAGCACACTTGCACTTTAACGGAGTTTACAAGCACGCTTACAGAGTCCTAATCGAAGAAATGAAGCTGTTCCCCAAAATCAGGTACAACAAACTAACAGAACGCTTGAACAGGCACGAAAAACTCCTGCTCCTAGCGCAGGAAGAATTATTCAAAAAACACGCCAGAGAATACGTTAGAATACTGGACTCAAAGCCCATTCAGACCAAGGAGTTGGCCAGAAAAAACAGGAAGGATAAGGAGGGTTCTTCAGAAGTCATCTCTGAAAAGCCCGCAGTTGGGTTTGTTCCCTCTA AAAAAAAGTTTTACTATGGGTACAAGCTGACCTGTTACTCTGATGGAAATTTGCTGGCTTTGCTGTCCGTTGATCCGGCGAATAAGCATGATGTGAGTGTTGTCAGGGAAAAGTTCTGGGTGATTGTTGAGGAGTTTTCTGGCTGTTTTCTGTTTTTGGATAAGGGTTACGTTAGTAGAGAACTTCAGGAGGAATTCCTGAAGTTTGGCGTTGTTTACACGCCGGTGAAGCGGGAGAATCAGGTTAGTAATCTGGAGGAGAAGAAGTTTTACAAGTACTTGTCTGACTTTCGCAGGAGGATTGAGACTTTGTTTTCGAAGTTTTCTGAGTTTCTTCTGAGGCCGAGCAGGAGTGTTAGTTTGAGGGGGTTAGCTGTCAGGATTTTAGGGGCGATTCTGGCCGTGAATCTGGACAGATTATACAACTTCACAGGTGGTGGGAACTAG
- a CDS encoding metal ABC transporter ATP-binding protein: MIIAENLTIYYDGYRAVEDITFRLSSGETLLLLGPNGAGKTSLLRTIAGLHKSYTGKLLVFGKPPAEVKDLISYVPQSHSLNERVPLKAIEVVAMGALYKRGFIHFNIPKSVLKEAEEALEFVGLGDIKNKRFAELSGGQKQRVLLARALVSKPKLLLLDEPLSALDPSARVEVVSVLAKIKREMGITMIITTHDPNPLTEIGDKVMLVNKRLVAFGTPEEVLRDEIITKVYGSLAKAVKVGERMYCFIGDVHIHGRERR; the protein is encoded by the coding sequence TTGATAATAGCTGAAAATCTGACAATTTATTATGATGGCTACAGGGCGGTTGAAGATATAACCTTTAGGCTGAGTAGTGGAGAGACCCTTCTTCTGCTGGGTCCAAACGGTGCAGGAAAAACGAGTCTTCTTAGAACAATTGCGGGCCTTCATAAGTCATATACGGGCAAGCTTCTTGTTTTTGGGAAGCCTCCTGCTGAAGTAAAGGATTTAATTTCTTACGTTCCTCAGAGCCACTCTCTCAACGAACGTGTACCTCTAAAGGCCATTGAAGTTGTTGCAATGGGTGCCCTTTACAAAAGAGGCTTCATCCATTTTAATATCCCGAAATCCGTCTTAAAAGAAGCGGAAGAGGCTTTAGAATTTGTGGGATTAGGTGATATTAAAAACAAAAGGTTTGCGGAACTCAGCGGGGGGCAGAAGCAGAGGGTTTTATTAGCGAGGGCACTCGTTTCAAAGCCTAAACTTCTCCTTTTGGATGAGCCTTTATCGGCCCTTGACCCCAGTGCAAGAGTGGAAGTCGTTTCAGTACTTGCAAAGATAAAGCGAGAAATGGGAATCACGATGATAATAACAACTCACGACCCAAATCCATTAACTGAAATAGGGGACAAGGTAATGCTTGTCAATAAAAGACTTGTGGCCTTTGGAACGCCGGAAGAAGTTCTAAGGGATGAAATAATTACCAAGGTTTATGGGTCTTTAGCTAAAGCTGTTAAAGTGGGAGAGAGAATGTACTGCTTTATAGGGGACGTCCACATTCACGGGAGGGAGAGAAGATGA
- a CDS encoding MarC family protein: MLLFFKTFLYVFAALFAVMNPIGAVPVYLSIVQQCKSYEGRISLAKRTSVAVFMTLMTFALVGEWIFKFFGATIDAFAIAGGILLFRMALEMLSGHLSTIKITREEEEEAVTLSEIAIIPLAIPLISGPGSITTVMIYMAKNTSYLGKVAVLLAIVVASLSVYIVLMSAEKVQRKLGKVGIRLITRMMGLILASMAVQLVINGIKGAFGL; the protein is encoded by the coding sequence ATGCTGCTATTTTTTAAAACTTTCCTTTATGTGTTTGCGGCCCTCTTTGCGGTGATGAACCCAATAGGAGCTGTCCCAGTGTATCTTTCCATTGTCCAGCAATGTAAGTCATACGAAGGGAGGATAAGCCTGGCAAAGAGAACTTCTGTGGCTGTTTTCATGACCCTGATGACCTTTGCACTCGTGGGAGAGTGGATATTCAAGTTTTTTGGCGCTACAATAGATGCCTTTGCAATTGCAGGGGGCATTCTGCTCTTCAGAATGGCCTTGGAAATGCTGAGTGGTCACCTTTCGACCATAAAAATAACCCGCGAAGAGGAGGAAGAGGCAGTAACCCTAAGCGAGATTGCTATAATTCCACTTGCAATTCCGTTGATATCGGGGCCTGGCTCAATAACAACTGTAATGATATATATGGCAAAGAATACCAGCTATCTGGGGAAAGTGGCTGTACTCCTTGCGATTGTTGTGGCTAGCCTTTCAGTTTACATAGTGCTCATGTCTGCAGAAAAAGTCCAGCGGAAACTTGGTAAAGTTGGAATAAGGCTTATTACAAGAATGATGGGGCTTATACTGGCTTCAATGGCGGTTCAACTCGTGATTAATGGAATTAAGGGGGCTTTTGGACTTTAA
- a CDS encoding M24 family metallopeptidase has translation MKKFLEFLREGNYDGALITPGSNLYYLTGMAPQATEERLFLLLVNREGESVLIAPKLYENEVEWENSVFWSDEENPYEILERVLASLNLKGGKILVEDTMRASFLIHIERLLEDCTLYPLSVITREMRMRKDEKELSLMKKAAEIADKVFYEIISRDLVGKSEKQIALEIEFLIRELADGVSFSPIVASGKNAANPHHTPSERKIRPGDFVILDFGAKYEGYCSDITRTIAIGHPNEKLKEIYEVVKEAQESAFQSVREGIKAKDVDRAARDYISERGYGNYFIHRTGHGLGLEVHEEPYISQTNERILEKGMTFTIEPGIYIPNLGGVRIEDDVAVEKKGKRLTNAERELVIL, from the coding sequence ATGAAGAAATTCTTGGAGTTTCTTCGGGAAGGTAATTATGATGGTGCGCTGATAACCCCCGGCAGCAACCTATATTACCTAACCGGTATGGCCCCTCAGGCGACCGAGGAGAGACTTTTTCTCCTTTTGGTCAACAGAGAGGGAGAAAGCGTTCTAATAGCGCCCAAGCTCTACGAAAACGAGGTTGAATGGGAAAATTCAGTATTCTGGAGCGATGAAGAGAACCCCTATGAAATCCTTGAAAGGGTGTTAGCTTCTCTGAATTTGAAGGGCGGTAAGATCCTGGTGGAAGATACAATGAGGGCGAGCTTTCTAATCCACATTGAGCGACTTTTGGAGGACTGCACTCTCTATCCGCTGAGCGTCATTACAAGAGAGATGAGAATGCGCAAAGATGAAAAGGAGCTAAGCCTGATGAAAAAGGCCGCTGAAATTGCAGACAAGGTTTTCTATGAAATAATAAGCAGGGATTTGGTGGGAAAGAGTGAAAAGCAAATTGCGCTGGAAATTGAGTTTCTCATCAGGGAGCTTGCGGACGGAGTGTCTTTCTCGCCTATAGTGGCTTCTGGGAAAAATGCTGCAAATCCTCACCATACACCGAGTGAAAGAAAAATAAGGCCCGGAGACTTCGTGATACTTGACTTTGGGGCAAAGTATGAAGGTTACTGCTCCGATATCACGAGAACCATAGCCATAGGGCACCCGAATGAAAAGCTCAAAGAAATCTATGAGGTTGTCAAAGAAGCCCAAGAGAGTGCTTTTCAGAGTGTCCGCGAAGGAATAAAGGCTAAGGATGTTGACAGGGCAGCAAGGGATTATATATCCGAGAGAGGTTATGGTAACTACTTCATCCACAGAACGGGGCATGGACTTGGGCTTGAAGTGCATGAAGAGCCCTATATAAGTCAAACGAATGAGAGAATTCTTGAAAAAGGTATGACGTTTACCATTGAGCCGGGCATTTACATTCCCAATCTTGGAGGAGTGAGAATAGAAGACGACGTAGCTGTGGAAAAAAAGGGAAAGAGGCTCACAAACGCCGAAAGGGAGCTAGTAATACTTTGA
- a CDS encoding lipopolysaccharide biosynthesis protein, which yields MLRHSIASIVALALFGLSRLIYSIVISRRFGVEVLGKVNSLISQAFLLAVPLSFFAVALGKYASEFLGRGEMEKIKSISTLGFSFPLAGLVLVPFNFYLAILAVLRALQLTFRSFIYGLHKGEVYAYTMIGAFVLFIGGFLSENYYLPYIGLLSGVAIFGFLYLFRERLFGKPSLETLKPLLRYSSFAFLGTVSGVFLIQAPYFLTEKLASPEAAGIVSASLSAAFLLTYLPQVLQSAIMPLYSYKYGKNEMEYVKRLAEDSTKLLSFIVALAVFILMLVGREILSLLFGFNLGREFYLTLMAVETYIAYNPSIVALNSTKYVKEGTIISLLGAVVSLAAWIFSISPFGEYGAVFGLFLGYLTILTGTLVVANKKLGVSLTSYTQFAVALLLQFTVFLSKTLLLLAFVAYVGIFRKEIKRVFELFKPFRDRGF from the coding sequence ATGCTTCGGCATTCAATAGCGAGTATAGTTGCCCTTGCTCTCTTTGGCCTCAGCAGGCTTATTTACAGCATAGTTATCTCAAGAAGATTCGGTGTCGAAGTTTTGGGAAAGGTAAATTCACTTATATCGCAGGCATTTTTACTGGCAGTTCCCCTAAGCTTTTTTGCAGTTGCTCTGGGGAAGTATGCCTCCGAGTTTCTAGGGAGGGGAGAAATGGAAAAAATAAAGTCCATATCAACTTTGGGATTTTCTTTCCCTTTAGCTGGCTTGGTTTTAGTTCCTTTTAACTTTTATCTGGCCATTCTGGCAGTCTTGAGGGCTCTCCAGCTGACGTTTCGCAGCTTTATCTATGGCCTTCACAAAGGTGAGGTTTACGCTTATACAATGATTGGAGCGTTTGTGCTATTTATTGGAGGATTTTTGTCGGAAAATTACTACCTCCCCTACATTGGCCTTCTTTCTGGCGTGGCCATTTTTGGATTTTTGTACCTTTTTAGGGAGAGGCTGTTTGGAAAACCCTCCTTGGAGACCCTTAAACCTCTTTTGAGGTATTCCAGCTTTGCATTTCTTGGGACAGTTTCGGGGGTTTTTCTTATTCAAGCCCCATACTTCCTAACCGAGAAGCTTGCTTCTCCTGAAGCTGCAGGCATTGTTTCGGCTTCTCTTTCGGCGGCATTTTTGTTGACTTACCTGCCTCAGGTGCTTCAATCTGCGATAATGCCCTTATACTCTTACAAATATGGGAAAAATGAGATGGAATACGTGAAGAGACTTGCTGAAGACTCCACGAAGCTGCTGTCCTTTATAGTGGCTTTGGCGGTTTTTATCCTTATGCTTGTCGGAAGAGAAATTTTATCGCTACTCTTTGGGTTTAATCTGGGTAGAGAGTTCTACCTAACTCTCATGGCGGTAGAAACGTATATAGCGTACAACCCCAGCATAGTGGCGCTGAACTCGACAAAATATGTAAAAGAAGGGACCATAATTTCACTCCTGGGCGCTGTGGTTTCTCTCGCTGCTTGGATATTCTCGATAAGCCCTTTTGGAGAATATGGGGCTGTTTTCGGACTCTTTCTGGGATATCTAACGATACTAACTGGCACATTAGTTGTGGCAAACAAGAAGCTGGGAGTTTCGCTTACTTCTTATACTCAATTTGCTGTGGCTCTTCTACTGCAGTTCACTGTATTTCTCTCAAAAACTCTCCTGTTATTAGCTTTTGTGGCATACGTTGGAATATTCAGAAAAGAAATAAAAAGGGTGTTCGAGCTGTTTAAACCTTTCCGTGATAGAGGATTTTAA
- the rnhB gene encoding ribonuclease HII yields the protein MKMGGIDEAGRGPVIGPLVIAAVVVDESRIGELESLGVKDSKKLTPKKREELFEKIVSIVDDYFILKLSPEEIDSREGTMNELEIESFARVLNSLKVKPDILYIDAADVKEERFGDIIGEKLSFSPKIVAEHKADAKYIPVAAASILAKVTRDRAIEGLKEIYGEIGSGYPSDPVTRKFLEEYYKKHGEFPPIVRKSWKTLKKIEEKLKTKKAQPTILDFLKKP from the coding sequence ATGAAGATGGGAGGAATAGATGAAGCGGGAAGGGGGCCGGTTATAGGGCCTCTTGTAATTGCAGCAGTAGTTGTTGATGAATCTCGTATAGGGGAGCTTGAATCTCTGGGAGTTAAGGATTCAAAAAAGCTAACACCCAAAAAAAGAGAGGAGCTTTTTGAAAAGATCGTTAGCATAGTGGATGACTATTTTATTCTCAAACTATCTCCAGAAGAGATAGATAGTAGGGAAGGCACAATGAACGAACTTGAAATCGAAAGCTTTGCCAGAGTGTTAAACTCCCTTAAAGTTAAGCCGGATATCCTCTACATAGATGCTGCAGATGTCAAAGAGGAGCGCTTTGGCGATATCATAGGGGAAAAGCTTTCCTTCTCTCCGAAAATAGTTGCAGAGCATAAAGCCGATGCCAAGTACATTCCAGTTGCGGCTGCGTCAATACTGGCTAAGGTCACCCGCGATAGGGCTATAGAGGGGCTTAAGGAAATCTATGGGGAAATAGGTTCGGGCTATCCAAGCGACCCCGTTACAAGGAAATTCTTGGAGGAATACTACAAGAAACATGGAGAGTTCCCTCCAATAGTCAGAAAAAGCTGGAAAACTCTCAAAAAGATAGAGGAAAAACTGAAAACCAAAAAAGCTCAGCCCACTATTTTGGACTTCTTAAAAAAGCCTTAA
- the ftsY gene encoding signal recognition particle-docking protein FtsY produces the protein MFGKLKEKLSSFVDKVAQTEISEKDVENALWDLELELLEADVALEVVEELKEKIKQKLVGQKVKIGTNKKEIVEKAVKEAVLEVLTPERRIDLLEMIKSKQEKPFVIVFVGFNGSGKTTTIAKLASWLKKNGFSVVIAASDTFRAGAIEQVEEHAKRVGVKLIKHGYKSDPAAVAYDAIEHAKARGIDVVLVDTAGRNELNRNLMDEMKKIVKVAKPDLVIFVGDALAGNAIIEQARQFNEAVKIDGVILTKLDADARGGAALSIAHAIGAPILFVGVGQGYGDLMPFDEKWMLEKIFGE, from the coding sequence ATGTTTGGAAAACTAAAGGAAAAATTAAGCTCATTCGTGGATAAGGTGGCTCAAACTGAAATAAGCGAAAAAGACGTTGAAAACGCACTCTGGGATCTTGAGCTGGAGCTTTTAGAGGCTGATGTAGCCTTGGAAGTTGTTGAGGAGCTTAAAGAAAAAATAAAACAGAAACTTGTTGGACAGAAGGTTAAGATAGGTACAAACAAAAAGGAGATTGTTGAAAAGGCAGTTAAAGAAGCAGTACTTGAAGTCTTAACGCCTGAAAGGCGCATAGATTTGTTAGAGATGATAAAATCAAAACAGGAAAAGCCGTTCGTGATAGTTTTTGTTGGGTTCAACGGTAGCGGGAAGACCACCACAATAGCTAAACTTGCCAGCTGGCTTAAGAAAAATGGTTTTAGCGTCGTTATTGCTGCCAGCGATACCTTTAGGGCGGGAGCTATAGAGCAGGTAGAGGAACACGCAAAGAGGGTGGGTGTTAAGCTCATTAAGCACGGCTATAAGTCTGATCCGGCGGCTGTGGCTTACGATGCTATAGAGCACGCAAAAGCAAGGGGAATTGACGTGGTTTTAGTAGATACCGCCGGAAGAAACGAGCTGAACAGAAATCTAATGGATGAAATGAAGAAGATAGTCAAAGTTGCGAAGCCAGACCTTGTTATATTTGTTGGAGATGCCCTTGCAGGAAATGCAATAATAGAACAGGCGAGACAGTTCAATGAGGCGGTTAAGATTGATGGGGTTATCCTAACGAAGCTTGACGCAGATGCGAGGGGAGGTGCTGCATTGAGCATAGCTCATGCCATCGGGGCTCCAATACTCTTTGTTGGGGTTGGCCAGGGGTATGGGGATTTAATGCCCTTTGACGAAAAATGGATGCTGGAAAAGATTTTTGGTGAGTGA
- a CDS encoding FUN14 domain-containing protein, which yields MNFDFGGIMGDMGIGAAVGFITGYALKKFIKIVLTLIGAYILSLFWLQQKGVITINTDALFNFAESATTSTLSLADKVVGILPGTGAFVAGFYLGFRKG from the coding sequence ATGAACTTCGACTTTGGCGGAATAATGGGTGATATGGGTATAGGGGCTGCTGTTGGGTTTATCACAGGTTATGCGCTTAAAAAGTTCATAAAAATAGTACTCACTTTGATAGGTGCATACATTTTAAGCCTTTTCTGGCTCCAGCAAAAAGGAGTTATAACAATAAACACCGATGCCCTCTTTAACTTTGCGGAAAGTGCAACTACATCAACCTTAAGCTTGGCTGATAAAGTAGTGGGGATTTTACCCGGAACAGGGGCATTTGTTGCGGGCTTTTATTTGGGCTTCCGCAAAGGTTAA
- a CDS encoding amidohydrolase: MDNLIRAFVNGKIYVSFKPLRTAEAIVIANEKVIYEGKSEKAQKIAEELGGEVVDLGGKTVLPGFIDSHMHLNSLGQSLKMLNLKGTKSIEELKRKLEEYAEKTSTSWILGFGWDQEELGRYPTRKDLDEVVDNKPVLLYRTCFHAAVLNTKAIEIVGLDEDEDADPETGIVKENALEKVRDVINETLTLEDYKHFIEEGAKFVLSQGVTAVGFVSVNEKSLRALLELDNKGRLPIRVFVYLNPSLLKELKGLGLTKEVGSSRVKIMGIKVLADGSLGARTAWLSKPYADAPTTGHPNISKEELEEIVREARQLDLQMAVHAIGDKTTDMILDVYEKFRGERNRIEHASILREDQIKRMKELGVVASVQPRFVISDWWAVRRVGEERAKWIYPFKSMLKQIVIGFGTDSPIEPVNPWETIYAAVTRGKFENVETYLHTKDECLSLEESLYSYTYGSAYIMHAEDDLGTLEEGKFGDFVVVDKDPFEVEEKELKNIKVLDVYVGGSKYY, encoded by the coding sequence GTGGATAACTTGATACGGGCTTTTGTAAACGGAAAAATATACGTCTCTTTTAAACCACTGAGAACTGCAGAAGCTATTGTAATAGCCAATGAAAAGGTTATTTACGAGGGAAAAAGTGAAAAGGCCCAAAAAATTGCCGAAGAGCTCGGAGGAGAAGTAGTAGATCTGGGCGGAAAAACTGTTCTGCCGGGCTTTATTGATTCACATATGCATCTAAACTCCCTCGGACAGTCTTTGAAAATGCTCAATTTAAAGGGGACAAAAAGCATAGAGGAACTAAAGAGGAAGCTCGAAGAATACGCAGAAAAAACAAGCACAAGCTGGATTCTTGGCTTTGGATGGGACCAGGAGGAACTTGGAAGGTATCCCACGAGAAAAGATTTGGACGAGGTCGTCGATAACAAGCCCGTGCTTCTGTATAGAACCTGCTTCCACGCGGCTGTACTGAACACGAAAGCTATAGAAATCGTAGGTTTGGACGAAGATGAAGACGCAGACCCTGAAACCGGAATAGTAAAAGAAAACGCCCTAGAAAAGGTGAGAGATGTTATCAATGAAACTTTAACGCTCGAAGACTACAAACACTTCATCGAAGAGGGGGCAAAGTTCGTTCTTTCTCAGGGCGTCACAGCGGTTGGCTTTGTGAGTGTAAATGAGAAAAGCCTCAGGGCCCTCCTGGAGTTAGATAACAAAGGAAGGCTCCCCATTAGAGTTTTTGTGTATCTGAACCCTTCCCTTCTTAAAGAACTAAAAGGCCTGGGGCTCACCAAAGAGGTTGGAAGTAGTAGAGTAAAGATCATGGGGATAAAAGTCCTTGCAGATGGAAGCCTTGGGGCCAGAACAGCGTGGCTTTCTAAGCCCTATGCAGACGCCCCAACAACCGGACATCCTAACATAAGCAAGGAGGAACTCGAAGAGATAGTGAGAGAAGCCCGCCAGCTGGACCTCCAGATGGCTGTCCATGCAATAGGTGATAAAACAACCGATATGATCCTAGACGTCTACGAAAAGTTCAGGGGAGAGAGAAACCGTATAGAACACGCATCAATTTTGAGGGAAGACCAAATAAAAAGGATGAAAGAGCTTGGAGTTGTTGCCTCGGTTCAGCCGAGGTTTGTAATAAGCGACTGGTGGGCGGTACGGAGAGTTGGGGAAGAGAGGGCAAAGTGGATTTACCCCTTCAAGAGCATGCTGAAGCAAATCGTGATAGGCTTCGGAACTGACTCTCCCATAGAACCCGTAAATCCGTGGGAAACAATCTACGCAGCAGTTACCAGAGGAAAATTTGAGAATGTTGAGACCTACCTGCACACAAAAGACGAATGTCTATCCCTAGAAGAAAGCCTTTACAGTTACACATACGGCTCTGCATATATAATGCACGCCGAAGATGACCTCGGAACCCTCGAAGAGGGTAAATTCGGAGACTTCGTTGTGGTGGACAAGGATCCGTTTGAAGTTGAAGAGAAAGAACTGAAAAACATAAAAGTTCTAGATGTCTACGTAGGAGGTTCAAAGTATTACTAG